In the Solanum pennellii chromosome 5, SPENNV200 genome, one interval contains:
- the LOC107020592 gene encoding ARF guanine-nucleotide exchange factor GNOM yields the protein MGRLRPQSSIKAIEEEPEDCETTSSNKTAIACMINSEVSAVLAVMRRNVRWGGRYVSGDDQLEHSLIQSLKTLRKQMFSWQHSGQTISPALYLQPFLDVIRSDETGAPITGVALSSVFKILTLDILDLDAVNIEDAMHSVVDAVTSCRFEVTDPASEEVVLMKILKVLLACMRSKTSVVLSNQHVCTIVNTCFRVVHQAGTKSEVLQRIARHTMHELVRCIFAHLPEVDNTQHSIVRQHGSSKNEVAGVNNEYSLSSKSENGSGPSEYDSLPPSGGFTSASTGLLSSVTEEGMVMGDNGKDSVPYDLHLMTEPYGVPCMVEIFHFLCSLLNVVEHVGMGPRANTMAFDEDVPLFALGLINSAIELGGPAICSHPRLLSLVQDELFRNLMQFGLSMSPLILSMVCSIVLNLYQHLGTELKLQLEAFFSCVVLRLAQSRYGASYQQQEVAMEALVDFCRQKSFMVEMYANLDCDITCSNIFEELANLLSKSAFPVNSPLSSMHILALDGLIAVIQGMAERIGNGSYSSEYTPINLEEYSPFWMVKCENYSDPDHWVPFVRRRKYIKRRLMIGADHFNRDPKKGLEFLQGTHLLPEKLDPQSVACFFRFTAGLDKNLVGDFLGNHDEFCVQVLHEFAGTFDFQDMNLDTALRLFLETFRLPGESQKIARVLEAFSERYYEQSPQILANKDAALLLSYSIIMLNTDQHNVQVKKKMTEEDFIRNNRHINGGNDLPRDFLSELYHSICNNEIRTTPEQGAGFAEMNPSRWIDLMHKSKKTSPYIMCDSKAYLDHDMFAIMSGPTIAAISVVFDHAEHEDVYQTCIDGFLAVAKISACHHLEDVLDDLVVSLCKFTTLLNPSLVEEPVLAFGDDAKARKATVTVFTIANKCGDFIRTGWRNILDCILRLHKLGLLPARVASDAADDSEASSDPGHGKPLPNSLTAAHIQSLGTPRRSSGLMGRFSQLLSIDTEEPRSQPTEQQLAAHQRTLQTIQKCQIDTIFTESKFLLADSLLQLARALIWAAGRPQKGSSSPEDEDTAVFCLELLIAITLNNRDRIALLWQGVYEHIAHIVHSTIMPCALIEKAVFGLLRICQRLLPYKENLADDLLRSLQLVTKLDARVTDAYCEQITQEVSRLVRANASHIRSQMGWRTITQLLSITARHPEASEAGFDVLGFIMSDGSHLSPANFVLCIDVARNFAESRVGPADRPIRAVDLMAGSAACLAIWSKDTREAMAEAEALKLSQDIGEMWLRLVQGLRKVCLDQREVRNHALSSLQTCLTGVDEMYLSHGLWLQCFDIVIFTMLDDLIELTSQKDYRNMEETLILALKLLTKVFLQLLHELSQLTTFCKLWLGVLNRMEKYMKVKVRGKKSEKLQELVPELLKNTLVVMKSKGVLVQRSALGGDSLWELTWLHVNNIVPSLQAEVFPENELGHVESDQTDVGGTAYGVADPS from the exons ATGGGGCGTTTAAGGCCACAATCTAGTATTAAGGCAATTGAAGAGGAACCAGAAGATTGTGAGACAACCTCTTCCAACAAAACTGCTATAGCTTGTATGATTAACTCTGAAGTAAGTGCTGTTTTAGCAGTCATGAGAAGAAATGTTAGGTGGGGTGGTCGTTATGTTTCAGGAGATGATCAGCTAGAACACTCTCTAATCCAGTCTCTTAAGACATTGCGTAAGCAGATGTTTTCGTGGCAGCATTCTGGGCAAACCATCAGTCCGGCCTTATATCTCCAGCCATTTTTGGATGTAATTCGGTCTGATGAAACTGGGGCACCAATCACTGGTGTTGCATTGTCTTCTGTTTTCAAGATTTTGACCCTTGATATTCTTGATCTTGATGCTGTCAATATTGAAGATGCAATGCACTCTGTTGTGGATGCTGTGACTAGTTGCAGATTTGAGGTGACAGATCCTGCATCAGAAGAAGTTGTATTGATGAAGATACTTAAAGTTCTTTTGGCATGCATGAGAAGTAAAACATCAGTTGTGTTGAGTAACCAGCATGTTTGCACCATTGTCAACACATGCTTCAGAGTAGTTCATCAAGCTGGAACTAAAAGTGAGGTCTTACAGCGGATAGCACGTCACACCATGCATGAGCTTGTGAGATGTATTTTTGCACACCTTCCGGAAGTTGACAACACACAACATTCCATAGTTAGACAGCATGGTTCCTCCAAAAACGAG GTTGCTGGTGTCAATAACGAGTACAGTTTGAGTAGCAAGTCGGAGAATGGGAGTGGTCCTTCTGAATATGATAGTCTACCACCTTCTGGAGGTTTCACGTCTGCTTCAACAGGTCTGCTTAGCAGTGTTACAGAAGAAGGCATGGTCATGGGTGACAATGGGAAGGATAGTGTTCCTTATGACCTACATTTAATGACTGAACCATATGGAGTCCCATGCATGGTAGAGATATTTCACTTCTTGTGCTCTTTGTTGAATGTTGTAGAACATGTAGGGATGGGTCCTAGAGCAAATACTATGGCATTCGATGAAGATGTTCCTCTATTTGCCCTTGGTTTGATCAACTCAGCCATTGAACTGGGAGGCCCTGCTATTTGTAGTCACCCCAGATTGTTGAGTTTGGTCCAGGATGAATTATTCCGTAATCTAATGCAGTTTGGTTTGTCAATGAGTCCATTGATTCTTTCAATGGTCTGCAGTATCGTTCTAAATCTGTATCAGCACTTGGGTACTGAACTGAAACTACAGCTTGAGGCTTTCTTTTCCTGTGTGGTCCTGAGACTTGCACAAAGCCGTTACGGGGCTTCATACCAGCAGCAGGAAGTAGCAATGGAGGCTCTTGTTGACTTTTGCAGGCAAAAGTCCTTCATGGTAGAAATGTATGCAAACTTAGATTGCGATATCACCTGCAGTAACATTTTTGAAGAACTTGCAAATTTATTATCTAAGAGTGCATTCCCGGTGAACTCTCCATTGTCTTCCATGCACATTCTTGCTTTGGATGGTCTGATTGCTGTTATCCAGGGAATGGCTGAGAGGATAGGCAATGGATCCTATAGTTCAGAATACACTCCAATAAATTTAGAGGAATATAGCCCATTTTGGATGGTCAAGTGTGAGAACTATAGCGACCCTGATCATTGGGTACCATTTGTACGTCGACGGAAGTACATCAAGAGAAGATTAATGATTGGAGCTGATCACTTTAATAGGGACCCAAAGAAAGGTCTAGAGTTTCTTCAAGGAACACATCTATTGCCGGAAAAACTTGATCCCCAGAGTGTGGCTTGCTTTTTCAGGTTCACAGCTGGGTTAGATAAGAATCTCGTTGGGGATTTTCTTGgaaatcatgatgaattttGTGTTCAGGTGCTTCATGAGTTTGCTGGAACATTTGATTTCCAAGACATGAACCTAGATACTGCATTGAGGCTGTTTTTGGAAACTTTTCGACTGCCTGGGGAATCTCAAAAGATAGCAAGGGTGCTTGAGGCATTTTCAGAGAGATACTATGAGCAATCTCCACAGATTCTAGCTAATAAAGATGCTGCTCTGTTGTTATCATATTCAATAATAATGCTCAACACTGACCAGCATAATGTTCAGGTAAAGAAGAAGATGACAGAGGAGGATTTCATCCGTAACAATCGGCACATTAACGGAGGTAATGATCTTCCTCGTGATTTTCTATCTGAATTGTACCACTCAATCTGCAACAATGAGATCCGGACAACACCAGAACAAGGTGCTGGTTTTGCTGAAATGAACCCAAGCCGTTGGATTGATTTGATGCACAAATCTAAAAAAACTTCTCCATACATCATGTGTGATTCTAAAGCCTACCTTGATCATGATATGTTTGCAATAATGTCGGGCCCTACTATTGCTGCTATCTCTGTGGTGTTTGATCATGCTGAACATGAGGATGTGTACCAGACTTGTATAGATGGTTTCTTGGCTGTTGCAAAGATTTCGGCGTGCCATCATCTTGAAGATGTTTTGGATGATCTAGTGGTATCTCTATGTAAGTTCACAACCCTGTTGAATCCCTCATTGGTGGAGGAACCTGTTTTAGCCTTTGGCGATGATGCGAAAGCAAGAAAGGCAACTGTTACAGTTTTCACTATAGCAAACAAATGTGGTGATTTTATCCGTACTGGCTGGAGAAATATCTTGGATTGCATCTTAAGACTGCACAAGCTTGGTCTTCTTCCTGCTCGTGTAGCCAGTGATGCAGCTGATGACTCAGAGGCATCTTCTGATCCAGGACATGGGAAACCCCTCCCTAATTCATTGACTGCTGCTCATATCCAATCCTTAGGTACTCCCAGAAGATCTTCAGGACTTATGGGACGATTTAGTCAACTCCTATCTATAGATACAGAAGAGCCTAGGTCTCAACCTACTGAGCAACAACTTGCGGCTCATCAGCGCACACTGCAGACAATTCAGAAGTGTCAAATTGATACCATCTTCACAGAAAGTAAGTTTCTCCTAGCTGATTCTTTGTTGCAGTTGGCAAGGGCCCTCATATGGGCTGCTGGGAGACCTCAGAAAGGTAGTAGTTCCCCTGAGGATGAAGATACTGCAGTGTTCTGCTTGGAATTGCTGATTGCAATTACTTTGAACAATAGAGATAGAATAGCACTTCTTTGGCAGGGAGTTTACGAGCATATTGCTCATATTGTACACTCAACAATTATGCCCTGTGCTCTAATTGAGAAAGCTGTTTTTGGACTACTACGCATCTGTCAGAGGCTGCTTCCTTATAAAGAGAACTTAGCTGATGATCTTCTCAGATCATTACAACTTGTAACCAAGCTTGATGCCCGGGTAACTGATGCATATTGCGAACAAATTACACAGGAAGTCAGCCGGCTGGTTAGAGCAAATGCTTCACATATCCGATCTCAAATGGGATGGCGAACTATTACTCAGTTACTTTCTATAACAGCTAGACATCCAGAAGCTTCGGAAGCAGGATTTGATGTCCTAGGTTTCATCATGTCTGATGGATCCCATTTGTCTCCGGCTAATTTTGTTCTTTGCATTGATGTAGCAAGAAATTTTGCAGAGTCTCGTGTTGGACCAGCCGATAGACCTATTCGTGCGGTGGATCTTATGGCAGGTTCTGCTGCTTGTTTAGCAATCTGGTCTAAAGATACCAGGGAAGCGATGGCAGAGGCAGAAGCTTTGAAGCTGTCTCAGGATATAGGGGAAATGTGGCTGAGGCTTGTACAGGGTCTGAGGAAAGTTTGTCTGGATCAGAGAGAAGTTAGGAATCATGCTCTTTCATCCCTACAGACGTGCTTGACAGGAGTAGATGAAATGTACCTTTCACATGGTCTCTGGTTGCAGTGCTTTGATATTGTCATTTTCACAATGCTGGACGACTTGATTGAGCTCACATCACAGAAAGATTATAGAAACATGGAAGAGACACTTATTCTTGCCTTGAAGCTGTTAACCAAGGTGTTTTTACAATTGCTTCATGAGCTATCTCAATTGACCACCTTCTGTAAACTCTGGCTTGGAGTCCTCAACCGGATGGAGAAATACATGAAGGTGAAGGTCAGAGGTAAGAAGAGTGAAAAACTTCAGGAGCTAGTCCCTGAACTTCTTAAGAACACCTTGGTTGTAATGAAATCTAAGGGGGTACTCGTTCAGAGGAGTGCTCTCGGTGGAGATAGCTTGTGGGAACTGACATGGTTGCATGTGAATAACATTGTTCCTTCTCTGCAAGCTGAGGTTTTCCCTGAGAATGAGTTGGGGCATGTAGAGTCTGATCAGACAGACGTAGGAGGAACTGCATATGGTGTTGCTGATCCGAGTTGA
- the LOC107018607 gene encoding vesicle transport v-SNARE 12, which produces MSEVFEGYERQYCELSVNLSRKCNSAALLADGEPKKQQISELKVGLDDADVLIRKMDLEARSLQPSLKATLLAKLREYKSDLNKLKKEVNKLTLTSANQAAHDLESGMMDPHAASASQRERLAMSTERLDQSSDRIRESRRIALETEDLGVSILGDLHQQRETLLHSHNKLHGVDDAIDKSKKILTSMSRRISRNKWIMGSVIGALILAIIIILYFKLFHH; this is translated from the exons ATGAGTGAAGTATTTGAGGGATATGAGAGGCAGTACTGTGAACTTTCTGTCAATTTGTCTCGGAAATGCAATTCTGCTGCTCTTTTGGCTGACGGAG AGCCGAAAAAGCAACAGATTTCCGAACTCAAAGTGGGATTGGATGATGCAGATGTGTTG ATACGGAAAATGGATCTCGAGGCAAGAAGTTTGCAACCGAGTTTAAAAGCAACATTACTTGCTAAACTGAGGGAATACAAATCAGACCTGAATAAGTTGAAGAAAGAAGTGAATAAACTGACCTTGACTAGTGCTAATCAAGCTGCCCATGATTTAGAGTCTGGAATGATGGATCCACATGCA gCTTCTGCAAGTCAAAGGGAACGCTTAGCAATGTCAACAGAGAGGCTTGATCAGTCAAGTGACAGAATCAGGGAGAGCAGAAGGATTGCCCTAGAGACTGAAGACCTTGGTGTGTCAATTCTAGGGGATTTGCACCAACAGCGTGAAACACTGCTACATTCACATAATAAG CTTCATGGTGTGGATGATGCCATTGACAAGAGCAAGAAGATCTTGACTTCGATGTCTAGAAGAATTAGCCGAAACAAGTGGATTATGGGCTCTGTGATTGGAGCCCTTATCCTGGCAATAATTATTATTCTGTATTTCAAGCTTTTCCACCATTGA